A part of Rhinolophus ferrumequinum isolate MPI-CBG mRhiFer1 chromosome 11, mRhiFer1_v1.p, whole genome shotgun sequence genomic DNA contains:
- the CCDC85B gene encoding coiled-coil domain-containing protein 85B encodes MEAEVGGLEELTDEEMAALGKEELVRRLRREEAARLAALVQRGRLMQEVNRQLQGHLGEIRELKQLNRRLQAENRELRDLCCFLDSERQRGRRAARQWQLFGTQASRAVREDLGGCWQKLAELEGRQEELLRENLALKELCLALGEEWGPRGGPGGAGGSGAGPTPELALPPCGPRDLGDGSSSTGSVGSPDQLPLACSPDD; translated from the coding sequence ATGGAGGCCGAGGTGGGCGGCCTGGAGGAGCTGACGGACGAGGAGATGGCGGCGCTGGGCAAGGAAGAGCTGGTGCGGCGCCTACGGCGGGAGGAGGCGGCGCGCCTGGCGGCTCTGGTGCAGCGCGGCCGCCTCATGCAGGAGGTGAATCGGCAGCTGCAGGGTCACCTGGGCGAGATCCGCGAGCTCAAGCAGCTCAACCGGCGCCTCCAAGCCGAGAACCGCGAGCTGCGCGACCTATGCTGCTTCCTGGACTCGGAGCGCCAGCGCGGGCGGCGCGCCGCGCGCCAGTGGCAGCTCTTCGGGACCCAAGCATCCCGGGCCGTGCGCGAGGACCTCGGCGGTTGTTGGCAGAAGCTGGCCGAGCTGGAGGGCCGCCAGGAGGAGCTGCTGCGGGAGAACCTTGCACTTAAGGAGCTCTGCCTGGCGCTGGGCGAGGAATGGGGCCCCCGTGGCGGCCCCGGCGGCGCTGGGGGCTCAGGCGCCGGGCCAACACCCGAGCTCGCCTTGCCCCCCTGCGGGCCCCGCGACCTGGGCGATGGAAGCTCCAGCACTGGCAGCGTGGGGAGTCCCGATCAGTTGCCCCTGGCCTGCTCCCCAGATGACTGA